Part of the Desulfurobacterium pacificum genome, GGTCCTTTCCGTAGGGTTACCCCTACCTGGCTTAACGCCAGCTCCCTGCCCTGTGGAGCCCGGACTTTCCTCTGGAAGGAGTTCCTTCCAGCGACCCTTCGCCCTGCTCCCTATTAAAATATAGGATTGTTGGAACTATTTTCTAACTTCCTTGCCTATTTTCTTTTCTATTGATTTGATTTTTTGTTCTAATCGGTTACTCCTTCCTTTTCTTATATCAAACTTTGCCGTGCAGTAGACTCTATTACAGTCGGGTTCTAATAACTTATAAGCTTGTTCTAAAACTTTAAGAGCTTCCTCTATTGTTTCTGTCTCAAAAATGGTTCCCATAGGAGTAAGTTTGTATGGAATACCGCTTTCATCAATGAATTTTATTATCCTTGATACATAACTACTTACACTTTCCCCTTTATCTGTGGGGAACATGGCGAATTCCACTAAGACAGACATTTTTTCCTCCTTTAATTAGATTTCTTTTTAAAATTTAGTCCCAATCCCCTTGACATCAGTTTTCGTGGGTCTATATTAGCCATCGTCAAGTTTGAACA contains:
- a CDS encoding MTH1187 family thiamine-binding protein, yielding MSVLVEFAMFPTDKGESVSSYVSRIIKFIDESGIPYKLTPMGTIFETETIEEALKVLEQAYKLLEPDCNRVYCTAKFDIRKGRSNRLEQKIKSIEKKIGKEVRK